The Kosmotoga olearia TBF 19.5.1 sequence CCCGCAGATCTCGCAGACCTTTGACATTGTGATTGCCTCCTTCCAAAATGCATTCTTTTACATTATAGTTGAGATGTAGTTGTTTTTCAACGGTTATTTTACTACATGGCGAAATTATAGTAGGAATCAAAACTTTAAGGAGTGATGAAAATATGGGTATCAACACGTTGTGTTACCTCTTTGATCTTGATGGAACCCTGACTACCCTGGATGACGATACTTTTATTAAGATCTATTTTAAGCTACTTTCGGAATATTCCCGGGACAGGGTAGACCCAAAAAGATTGTTGGCAACCATATTAACAGCCGTTAAAAATCTTGAGGTAGAGGTTGAGACGCGGGAAAACAATTACCAGCGTTTTATGAGGTTTTTCTCTAAGAAGATGGGAGACAAGAGCCAGCAATGGTATGAGAGCTTTTTCAACAAATTCTATGAAACGGATTTTGACGGGCTTGAGACTTTTATAAAACCGCGGGAAAATGCAGTGAAAGCTTTGCTGGAGTTAAAAAAACAGGGGCACAGAATTGTTCTGGCAACCAATCCGGTCTTCCCATACATAGCTATCGAAAAAAGGATTCGATGGGTGGGTCTCACTCCAGAAATATTCGACCATATTACCACGATGGAGAACAGCCATTTTGTTAAACCATTGCCGGATTATTATCTAGAAATCATGGAAACTGTCGGCGTTTCGCCGAAGGAATGCATTATGATCGGGAACGATGAGATAATGGATGGCGCCTGCAGAAATGTTGGTATTGCATATATCAATGTTATGGAGCTGGAAGTGTTGTTGAAGGATCTTTAGATTCTTGCTGGAAAGATACTGGTGAAACGAAAAATTTTTTACTTCTCCCTGGTTCTGAATGGTATACTTTTTGGGGAGTGATTATATGACGCGTTTCTTTCTTGTCCTGTTACTTTTGATGTCGAGTTTGGTTTATGCGAAAGGTGCGTCAAACACACTGGAGATCGGTACTTACACTTTTTACTACCTTTCTCCTGATAGTATCCCTAACAATCTTTTAAAAGCCCTCATAGTAGGACAAACTACAGATAGAAAGCTTAAAATCTTATATGAAGGGCGTGAATTGAAGTTGACCTTGCCAGGAATAACCTTTCCGGAAGAGGAAAGTGAGACCATTTGGAGCATGAGGAAGCTTCTGACTGACAGGCTTTTGCTTGGCGAAGAAGTATATTTGACTTTTTCGGAAACCATGAGAGATGAGACGGGAAATTTGACTCCATTGCTGTGGGTTAAATTTGAGAATGACGTCTTCTTACTTCAATCTTTGCTTCTATCCAATGGGCTGGTTGAATTTGATGAGACTACCTGTCCTAAGGATTACAGGGATTTTTTAAAAGCCGCTGAGTTATTTGCAAAAAATAATGGACTTGGTATCTGGACTTCTGAGGATGGAAGTATAAAAAAAATTAAAGTACTTGGGTTCAGTGATATTGGAACCAAGACTGTGAAAGCTTCGTTAGGAGATCTAGTAATAGTTGAAATAAGAGAACTTTATGAAATGGGAAGAGGAATCATTGTTATTGAATCACGAGCGAATGAGGTGGAGTTATCTGGAGTGAGGTTAGCGATACTTTCTGATGTTGATGGATCTGAAGAGGATTCTTTTATCTTTGAAGAAAAGAGAGTTTTAGATAGTGGTGAAAAGATTGTTATAGCTGTTGCGCTGGATAGGTCAATGGTTGAGGTGAAGAATTACGATTATGTATGGGAAACCACCATAGATAGTGAGAGAGGCAAGTTGAAGATTGCTTATCCCGATGGTAATTACGATATTTTCGAATACAAATACGATAGAAAACTGGATGGTTATGAGGTAACACCGATAGTGGAATAGTTATAAATTGAGTTCAACCATTTTATCTCAGTTTATTTGTGGCAGTACATAACAAGAGTATGAAGAAGGGAGGTACGGGTGTTCTTTCTTCCCCGGTTAAACGGGAAGCGTTTGGATGCCGAAAGCCTATGAAGTTTCTGAGAGTATTTTTTCTGGTGTTAATATTCATGGTGTTTGTGGAGACGGTTTTTGGGTTTGAAGCGTTGGCAACCGGTAAATCCGCGAAGGATTTTGGGGGTAATACGGTTTTGATCGTTCATTATCATCGTTACGATGGAAACTATAATGGTTGGAATCTTTGGGTATGGCCTCATAAACCGCAAAGTCTTGAGGGGAAGAGCTATAAGTTCACAGGTAAAGATGATTTTGGAGTACTGTCTATTGTTGTTTTCCAGGACAGATACACGCAATTAGGTTTCATCGTAAGGTTGAGGGAATGGGAAGCAAAGGATATTAACGCCGACCGATTTGTCGATATTCCGGAATCAGGTGTTGCCGAAATATGGGTTTTGGAAGGAGAAATGGAGTATTACACAGATCCTTCTAACGTTGATCTTAGTCCGAGGGTGAAGGCGGCATTTTTGGATAGTTTTCAGGAAATTTATGCCTACCTCTCAACTCCTTTTAACACCAACAAATGGAAAGGAAAACTTTTGATCAGTATTGATGGAAAAAGCGTGGCGGTTAAAGATGTAACAAAAGCAGATCCAACGGACATTTCTACTACAAAATATATAAAGATAATCCTTGAATCGCCCTTAAAACCAAAGGATGTTTCAAAAGATATAAAGTTGAATATAAGAGGTTACATTGAAAAAACTGTTATTGTACGGAAAGTCCTTGACGATGATGAATTTTATTACAGTGGGGATGACCTTGGAGCAAACTATTCACCTCAGCGTACCGTTTTCAAAATCTGGTCACCGGTTTCTTCGAAAGTGGAACTACTCCTTTACGATGATTTCAATTCGGAAAAACCGTCAAAGGTTGTGGAAATGCAAAGAGCCTCTGAAGGGGTATGGACAGCTACTGTTGAGGGAGATCTTCACCTTACAGCATATAAATATCGCTTCTATTCCTACGGTAAGATCAGGGAAACCGTGGACATTCATTCCAGGGCGGTTACCAGAAACAGTGAAAAGTCTGTAATTGTTGATCTATCCAAGACGAATTTTTTCGGTTGGGAGAAGGAGGTAAAACCAATCCTGCTCGCTCCGGAGGATTCTATAATTTATGAAATTCACATCGCCGATATCACCGCTGATCAATCAACGAATATCGTTCACAAGGGGAAATATCTCGGACTTACCGAAAAAGGCGCAACGGGCCCCGAAGGAGTAAAAGTGGGGCTTGACCATCTTGTGGAATTGGGAATTACCCATGTCCATATAATGCCGATTCATGATATTTATTACATCAAAGAAGGCGAGCCGGATCAGTATGGCTGGGGCTATGATCCCTATCTTTACTGGGTTCCCGAAGGGCATTACAGTACGAATCCTTCCGATCCTCTTTCAAGAATCGTTGAGGTAAAAAAGATGATAAAGGCCCTTCATGAAAATAATATCAGGGTTATCCTTGATGTGGTTTATAACCATACTGCTCAAACCGGCCCGGGCTCTCCTTTCGACCAGACGGTTCCTTATTACTTCTATCGAACAGATAAAGCCGGGAATTATACGAATGGCTCAGGTGTTGGAAACGAAATTGCCACCGAACGACCGATGATGAGAAAGTACATTGTTGATTCACTGCTTTACTGGGTTAGGGAGTATCATGTTGATGGTTTCAGGTTTGATCTTCTTGGCCTGTTTGACAGGAGAACAGTTTTAGAGATAGAAAAGGCTCTCCATAAGGTGGATCCAACGATACTTCTGTATGGTGAACCCTGGGGAGGCTTTGGTGCGAAGGTTACCTTTACCAAAGGCGATCAAAGAGGGACCAATGTTGCCCTTTTTAACGATGGTTTCAGAGATGCCATCCGGGGTAGCGTTTTCAATAAGACGGCGAAAGGCTTCGCGTTTGGTTCAAGAGGGAAGGAAACAAGAATTAAACGCGGTGTTGTGGGCAGTATAAAATACGACAGCAAAATCGTTGATTTTGCCGCGGATCCTGAAGAAACGATAAACTACGTTTCTTCCCACGACAATCAAACCCTCTGGGATAAGAACCTGAGCGCTATGTCGAGTGCTTCCGAAGAGTTTCTTAAGTCAGCCCAGAAATTATCGAATGCGATCATTTTGCTTTCTCAGGGAATCCCATTCCTTCACGGCGGTAGCGACTTCTGCCGGACCAAGTATGGTAACGAAAACAGTTATAATGCCGGAATTGAGATCAACAAATTCGATTGGGCGAGAAAAGTCAAATTTCTGGATGTTTTCGAATATTACAAAGGGCTTATAGAGCTCAGGAAAAAGCACATCGCCTTCAGGATGAGGACGGCAGAGGATATACGCTCGAACCTTACCTTTATAAACACGCCGCAAAAGCGCATGGTAGCGTTTATTATAGACGGCAGAAAGCTTGGAGACACCTGGAACAAAATTCTTGTGGTTTTCAACGCCAACACTTCCCCCGTTTATTTCAGGTTGCCGGATGGGGAATGGGAAATGGTTGTTGATGGGAAGATTGCCGGGATAGCCACAATAAAAACCGTTAAGGGTATCGTAAGGCTTGATGGAACAAGTGCGTATGTGTTTCATAGTAAATAACATAAAATGATGGGCATTTTGGAGGTGCACCATGTACAGAAGCTCTGTAATAAGGGTTCTTGAAACCGGCTATCTGGATGAAACCCGTTCCGCCGCACTGGAGTGCAAGAGGATACTGGAAGCGCATGGGTACAAACTGGCTAAACAACTGGATGTGGAACCAATTATGAGCAATTTGAAGGACGCTATATATACCTTAACGCGGGAGACAGGGCTTGTTGTGATTCTTGGCGGAACCGGGTTGTTAAGTCAAGACATTTCCCCGGAGGCTCTTCTTTCGATCATCGATAAACGTGCGACAGGTCTGGAGGTCGCTATGATCCACAGTGCTCTGAAACACGATCCAGGGTTGGCGCTTTATCGTTGTACCGCCGGTACGATACTGAATTCGGTGGTTTTGTGTATCCCGGGGTTTGTGGAATCAGTGTCGTGGCTTTTAGAGCCTATTCTGGATAGTTTGAAGGTGCTAATAGATCAACTGAATCAGGAGGACGGATAAGGTGTTCACGAAGTTTAGAGGAAAATATGTAGCAATTGAAGGGGTTATCGGGGTAGGAAAGACAACGCTCGTGAGGTATCTCTCTCAAGAGTATGCACTGCCGCCAGTTCTTGAGGTTGTTGAAGAAAACCCTTTTCTATCGAAGTTTTATGAAGACATGGAACGTTGGGCTTTTCAGACCCAACTTTTCTTTCTTGTGAGCAGGTTCGATCAGCAGGAGAAGTTGAAGAAAACTCTTCAGATGGGAATGGGTGCTGTTTCTGATTATATATTTGATAAGGACAGGCTCTTCGCCAGCCTGACTCTGAAAGGTGAGCATCTAGGCCTTTATGAAAGAATTTTTGGGCTTCTCAAGAGCCACACGCCCACGCCGGACCTGGTTGTTTATCTTTATGCAGATATTGATGTTCTCATGGAAAGGATTGCTTTGAGGGATCGACCTTTCGAAAGAAGCATGGATAGAGGTTATATTTCGAACCTTGCCGAAGCCTATGAAAGCTTTTTTGGGAACTACGCATGCGCGCCGGTGTTGAAAATCGATACGACAGAAATGGACTTTGTGAGAAACCACAGTGATCTCAAAAAGATATACTCGTTGATAGAGGAGAGATTACCATGATAATAGGTATTTGCGGAAATATAGGAGCCGGGAAATCTTCTTTGACATCGCTTTTACAAAAAGAATTGGGATTTACAGCCGTTTACGAAGCGGTAGATGAAAACCCATTCCTCGAAGATTTTTATAGGGATATGCATAGATGGGCCTTTCATTCTCAACTCTTTTTTCTAATAAAGCGTTTTGATTTCCTGAAGAAGGTGAAGGATGAGGGAACGGTTATCCTGCAAGACAGGACTATTTACGAAGATGTTGAAATATTTGCCCGAAACCTTCATATGATGAAATACATAGATGAAAGAGATTGGAAGCTGTATCATGATACCTTTACAACCCTTTCGGACCATTTAACCCCGCCTTCAGGACTGATATATATAAAATGCTCACTGCCGACGCTGTTGAAGCGTATCCAGAAACGCGGCCGGGGTTACGAGTCGGATATCGATCCCAGGTATCTGGAAAGGCTCAATAATCTTTATGAAGAATGGTTTAGCAGATTTGAATTATCTCCAAAACTTGTGGTTGATGGTGATAAATTGGATTTCGTGGAAAACCCAGAGGATAGAAAAATAGTTTTGGAACAGGTTAGCGGTTTTGTAAAAAATATTGCAACAGGTGTTCAATCAAAACTTTTCAACGGTGGCAAAACATAATTCGGCAAAACATAATTCATTGTAAAAGAAAACGTTAATTTGGAAAGCTGCCGACAATAAACGATCCCTGAGTTTGGGAATGTGGTGATTAACCAATCTTAAAGGATGTTAACCGATGTAGCGAGTTGTTTGCTATAATTGACTTTTATTGCTGTTTTTTGCTATATTTGAATGGGGGATTTCTAAATGTCCCCGGGTTTTCTTATTAAATGTGAGAAATTATTGTCAACATAGAGGGGGTGCACGGAATGAAAAGGTTTTTGGTCGTCTTATTGGCTATTCTTTTGTTGACCCTCACAGGCTTTGGAATTGAGCTAAAGATCAACACAGTTACCGCAAAGCCTTTTATCACGGGGCCAGGTGGAAGGGTATTGTTACGTTGTGATGCTAAAGGTTCAAGATTGCTTGCCTACGAATGGATTGTCATGGATGGGAAGATACTGAAAGATTATGGAAATGGCGTTGCAATCTGGCAAGCTCCAGAAAAAGATGGTGCGTATAAGATACGTGTCATCGTTGATAATGGTATTGAGAAAGTTGAGGGAGAGGTTGTTGTAAAAGTTGACAGTACCTCAGAGAATCGACCACCATTTCAGCCTGATGTTATTTTTCCAAAAGACGGTGTAGAGGAAATACCACTAGATGCGTTGTTATTCTGGGGAGCAGATGACCCGGATGGAGATGTTCTTTTCTACAATATCTATCTGTCAACTGCTACACCTCTTACTGAACCGATTGAAATCGGTTATTTCACACCGGATTACCCAAATACGTTTGCACCTGAACTTGAAAGTAACAAATGGTACTACTGGAAGATTGTAGCTGACGATGGCAGAGGGATGCAATCGGAAAGCCCCGTTTGGTCCTTCAGAACCTTTGATTTCCCACCTGAGTTAGATCTTCCAGAGCAGGTTGTAACAGAAGGAGAACTGCTTTCTGTAAATCTTGAAGAGCATGCCAGCGATCCTGACAGCGCTGACTTGAGTTTTGCATTGATTTCGGGACCTGGAACGGTTGAGAATAGCAGCTACAGTTACACGCCGGATTTCGATGTTGTCGAATCAGGACCGGACGCCTCCAGAACCTTCCTGGTTAAAATAGGGGTAACCGACGATTACGGCAAGAAAGCCTCTTCTGAATTCGTGCTTACAGTTCTTAATAAAAATCGTGTACCTTTTGCTCCATTCAACTGTTTTCCGGCAGACGGAGCAACTGAATTGCCAACTGATACGGTGCTAAGCTGGGCCAGCAAAGATCTCGACGGTGATGAACTTTTTGCTGATCTGTACCTTGGGGAATCCCCAGACGATCTTCAGCTTGTAGATTCGGGAATTCAGGGAACAGTTGAAAATGTGGACGAAACGGGTGCAAAAGACTATGCTTTCGAGATTCAACCGATTTTGAAACCTCACACAAGGTACTTCTGGAAGGTTGATGTTTACGATTATGCTGATTCTACGAGTAGCGAGATTATGAGCTTTGAGACCCTTAATCATCTACCTGAGCTCAGTGTACCGGATCAGGAAGCTACGGAAACTGAAACCGTGGTAGTTAAACTGGGTGAGTACGCCCATGATCCTGACGGAGATTCTTTGAGCTTTAAACTCGTTTCTGGAGTTGGCGCTCTCATTGAAAAGGAAGACGGTGTGTATTACGAATACAAAACAGATTATTATGCTTCAGGAACGTATATTGTTGAAATTGAAGTTTCTGATGGTATAGATTCGGTGTTAGATCAATTTACAGTTACTGTATACGATCTCAACCAGGCACCAATGGTTGACCTTGTTTCTCCTGTTGATGGGGCAACCAATCAGGGGCTTGAGCTGACTCTGAGATGGATTGGTAAAGATCTTGATGGAGATAAGATCGTATACGATGTTTACTATGGTATCGATGGTTTACCAGATGTAGCGGTCATAGAAGGTATTGAGGATACGAGTGTTACGGTTACGCTCGAACCTCACTCGAAGTATGTGTGGAAAGTTGTTGCCCATGATGTCAGACCTGATTCACTTACCGGCGAAAGTCAGACATGGAGTTTCACTACCCTGAACAATCCACCTGATTTGCTGGATGCTGAGTTTGACATCAAAGAGAATGAAACTCTTGAGATTGACTTCAGGGATTACACCACAGAAATTGATGGCGATCCTCTTGCGTACGAGTTGCTTTCAGGCAACGGTACTCTCACGCCTGAAGGTCTCTATAGCTGGACACCTTCCTTTGAAGCATCCGGGACTCATTTCATAAAGGTTAGTGTTACTGATGGAATCGATGGTGCCGTTAAGGTTTACAGAATAACCGTGTACGATGTCAATAGAATGCCAACCGTTGAACTGGTTGCTCCTGAAAACGGGGCCGTTTTCGACGCTGCAGAACAGCCTGAAGTGAAACTTACATGGAATGCTTCTGATCCCGACGGTGATAAACTGCTCTTCAACCTTTACATAACTGATCTGATAACTGGCGAGACCCTGTCTTTCGACGCTCTTGAGCACTTAGAGAAGAGCTTTGCTCTCAAACCACACACAAATTACCAGTGGAAGGTTAAAGTCTGGGATGACAGACCGGATTCATTGAGCAGCGAAACCGATGTGTGGAGCTTTGGAACAATCAACCACAAACCTGAGATAGCAATCCCGGACGTGAGTATAAACGAAGGAGCCACTCTGACAGTAAATCTACTTGATTACGCTAGCGATGTTGACGGTGACGTTCTCGGCTTTGAAGTTGTCGAAGGCCCCGGTGAAATCATTGATGGTAGTTATGTTTACACACCAGACTACGATACAGCTGGCGAGCATTTAGTTAAGGTTAGCGTAACTGACAGTATAGATGAAGTTGCTACTGAGTTCACAATCACTGTCGTGAACGTTCCTCAGAAACCCATCTTGATTGAACCGGAAAACGGAACAATAAATGTGACACCGTTTGTAACGCTCAAATGGACACATTCCGAATACGACTACGAAGGAATTCTGTACGATGTTTACTTCGGTGAAACGGCTGATAGCCTGGAAAAGATTGCTGAAAACACGGCGGATACTGAATTAAAACTTCCAAGGTTAGAATACGGTAAAACCTACTACTGGAAAGTTGTAGCGAAAGATAATGGATTTGAAGCCGAAAGTGATGTATGGTCATTTACGCCAACTATCTTTATCGACGTTCTCTGGAAACATCTGCAGGACGGATTGATTTATTCATCTGCTGCCTGTCTTGAAAATAGCCCAATTTACAACATTGTGGATGGAAAACTCTATGCTTACAATCCAGAAAACGGCGAGGTAGTCTGGAAATTTGAAACTGGTGCTCAAGTAGAACAATCAACGCCATCTATTGACGATTATGGCACCATTTACTTTGGTACCACAAATGGTGTTCTCTACGCCGTAAATCCAGATGGTACGGAAAAATGGTCAGTCAAGCTCAACGGTAAGATAAACGCCAGCCCTGCTATATCTGGTGATAGGACCATTTACATTGGTACAGCTAGTGGATACTTCTACGCTGTTTCTCCTGCGGGAACTATCCTGTGGGAACTCAAAATAGGTTCGAAGATTGTTTCCAGCCCGGCTGTTGGAAATGATGGAACGGTTTACTTTGGTGCTGCAGATAAGAAGCTTTATGCTGTCGATTATGCTGGAAACATTGAATGGAGCTTCGAAACCGGTGATTGGGTCGAATCAAGTCCTGCGATTGCCGAAAATGGAGACATTATTTTCGGTTCCGATGATGGAATCCTCTACAGAGTTGATAGAAATGGAAATCTCGTGTGGACATTTGAAACAGCCAATCCAATAAGAGGCGGAGCAGTTATAGGACCTGATGGAACGGTTTACGTAGGATCTTATGACTGGAAGCTCTATGCTATCAATCCTGATGGTACCGAACGCTGGAGCTTCGAGACCAATGGACCCGTTCACTCCGTTCCGACGTTGACAAAAGATGGAAACATTATCTTTGGTTCCATGGATGGAGGCCTTTACTCTCTGAAATCCGATGGAAGCATTAAATGGAGGCTTATAACAGATGGCTGGATCTGGGCAAGCCCGCTGGTAACTGATGATGGAACAGTGTACATTGGATCCCACGATAGATATATGTACGCACTTAGCGATGATAATGGTGGCATCGCTAACGGCCAGTGGCCAACATTTGCACTCAATAGTGCCAGAACTGGAAATCTCCAGCCTGTAGTAATACCTCGTGAAGTTCTTGACATTTTGAGCGATTCCCTCTATATAGTGAAACTTAAAGAGTTTGCTGACTTCAACGTTGAAACACTAGTAAACAATGGAGCTGTAAAAACCGAAAGTGGTTATGTAGTTTGGGAAAGCGCAGTGAAAGAAAAGCTAGAAGCTCTGACTGATATTGATGGAAATATTCCAATTGTCGATCTCGGAGAAGCAAGTATAAAGTATGTTGTTGATGAAAACGGTAATCTCTATGCCGGACCAGTCGCCGATACAGCCAAACAACTGGCTCTGCTCGCAATTCCAGCAAACCTCAACTACAAGGACTTTGAAGGGAATTACTTGAGTACTGAAGTGGTTTCCGAGCCGAAAGACGCCGCTCTTGAAACCTCTATTAAGACAACGCTGCTTATGGCTTTGATCAGCGAGGAATACAAAGAGCTTCTTGCAAATGGGGTTGTAACGGGTGGTCCGGAAAATTACTACGAATTCTACAATGAGCCTGTAATCTTCTATAACGCCACGGGTACCGACATCACGATAACCAGGGCATGGCTCATCCACATATGGAAACATGAAAAGGTCAGTGAGGAATACCTGAAGTACGCCGATGAGTGGAACAAGAAATGGTCACCAATCGTTCCAGATGCCAGTACAGGTATCGAATTTAGTAAGACACTAAAACTGACCTTTGAAGGTGTAGAAACAGATTCCGTTTTTGTCGAAACCTACAATGAAAACTTTGCTTCTCCTAAGATCCTGCTCAAGGAGAACGAAACGATTCTCGAAATCTCCGGTATCGGGAACACGAAGAGCACGGTCCTGCTTGACGATGAGTTCCCAACCACGGTCGAGATGAAGTCGATCAGTAACTGGCTCGTGACGAGGCATGTAATATCCATTGCAACACTTGGTGGAATTGTCGAGGCTTCTGCCAGTGAAATACCGGCTGACGGTTACGATCAGAATCCACAACCTGAACAGGTGGTGTTCACACCGGGTACCAACAGATAAGTTAAGTAAGTGCGATTGAGTTTCCCCGGGGCTATTTAAGCTCCGGGCTTTTTTTGAGTATGGTGCGGAAAAATCATGTATAATTGCTTCTGATTGCTAACTTTTTGGGGGTAAGTATCAGTGCAGAGAGTTTATATATTGAATGAGCAGATGACACCGGCATTGTTTAAACTTGCGTGGCCTACCATCCTTTCTATGCTGTTCCAGACGCTGTACAACGTCATAGATGCTTTCTGGCTGGGAAAGTTGGGAAAGATAGCCATTTCAGCTCCAACGATAGCGTGGCCTGCCATATTTCTTTTGATTTCTCTTGGGAGTGGTCTCGGGGTTGCCGGACTTGCGATGGTATCCCAGTATGTTGGGGCGGGGGATTTCAAGAAAGCGTCAAAAGCTGCAGGACAGATCATATTGATAAGTACAATATTTGCGACAGTTATTGGGATTATTGGTGGAATATTCAGTGGTGGTATTTTGAAGCTCATGAGGATTCCACCGGAGATGTTTGACAGCACCAGGATCTATATGCAAACCATATTCTTTGGTGCCCCATTAACCTTTGGAACTTTTGCTATTGCGTCCCTGTTTTCCGGTTGGGGTGATACAGTTACCCCAATGATATTAACGGGTCTGTCGGTTCTTTTCAACGCCGTGCTAGACCCTCTGATGATTTTCGGTATCGGTTTTCCTCGGTTTGAAGTATTTGGAGCTGCACTGGCAACAGTTATATCCCGTGGAGTGGTTGTCATTTTCGCGCTGTACATACTTTTTAGTGGTAGACGGGGAATAAAACTGACGTTTCACGATATGGTGCCAGATGTTTATATGATCAAGAAAATATTTTCAATTGGGTTTCCATCATCGTTGGGGCAATCAGTTACCGCTTTTGCCTTTTTAATAATAATGGCAATAATATCCAGATTTGGGCCTGTTGCCACTGCTGCAGTGGGTGTTGGTAATAGGGTTACTTCTATTGCGACAATGTTTTCTTTCGGCCTTGCACAGGCAACATCAGCTATGGTTGGTCAGTACCTCGGGGCAGAAAGAAATGACGATGCTTACAGGGTTGTATGGAAATCTGCGGGAATAAATATGGTTATTGTGGGTGCTATGTGTACTGGAACTTTTTTCTTTGGCAAAGAAGTAACCGCGTTCTTTATAAATGAACCGGATGTACTGGTTGAGGGATTCCGGTATTTTCGGATCGTGTCTCTTTCAATTCCATTTTATGCCACTTTCAATATATTCGATGCTGCTTTGAGGGGTTCCGGTTATACGGTCGCTTCTATGATTTTGAATATCGTCAGGCTTTGGGGTATACGCCTACCTCTAATATACTTATTTGGGTTGTCAATGGGAACTCTTGGAATCTGGTATGCAATGCTGATCAGTAACATTTCTATCGCAATTGCAGCTGCTTTTGTTATAAGTTCTAAAAAATGGCTTAAAAAGGTGATATAGAGAACAAAAGCCGTGGATACGCCACAG is a genomic window containing:
- a CDS encoding MATE family efflux transporter; amino-acid sequence: MQRVYILNEQMTPALFKLAWPTILSMLFQTLYNVIDAFWLGKLGKIAISAPTIAWPAIFLLISLGSGLGVAGLAMVSQYVGAGDFKKASKAAGQIILISTIFATVIGIIGGIFSGGILKLMRIPPEMFDSTRIYMQTIFFGAPLTFGTFAIASLFSGWGDTVTPMILTGLSVLFNAVLDPLMIFGIGFPRFEVFGAALATVISRGVVVIFALYILFSGRRGIKLTFHDMVPDVYMIKKIFSIGFPSSLGQSVTAFAFLIIMAIISRFGPVATAAVGVGNRVTSIATMFSFGLAQATSAMVGQYLGAERNDDAYRVVWKSAGINMVIVGAMCTGTFFFGKEVTAFFINEPDVLVEGFRYFRIVSLSIPFYATFNIFDAALRGSGYTVASMILNIVRLWGIRLPLIYLFGLSMGTLGIWYAMLISNISIAIAAAFVISSKKWLKKVI
- a CDS encoding PQQ-binding-like beta-propeller repeat protein codes for the protein MKRFLVVLLAILLLTLTGFGIELKINTVTAKPFITGPGGRVLLRCDAKGSRLLAYEWIVMDGKILKDYGNGVAIWQAPEKDGAYKIRVIVDNGIEKVEGEVVVKVDSTSENRPPFQPDVIFPKDGVEEIPLDALLFWGADDPDGDVLFYNIYLSTATPLTEPIEIGYFTPDYPNTFAPELESNKWYYWKIVADDGRGMQSESPVWSFRTFDFPPELDLPEQVVTEGELLSVNLEEHASDPDSADLSFALISGPGTVENSSYSYTPDFDVVESGPDASRTFLVKIGVTDDYGKKASSEFVLTVLNKNRVPFAPFNCFPADGATELPTDTVLSWASKDLDGDELFADLYLGESPDDLQLVDSGIQGTVENVDETGAKDYAFEIQPILKPHTRYFWKVDVYDYADSTSSEIMSFETLNHLPELSVPDQEATETETVVVKLGEYAHDPDGDSLSFKLVSGVGALIEKEDGVYYEYKTDYYASGTYIVEIEVSDGIDSVLDQFTVTVYDLNQAPMVDLVSPVDGATNQGLELTLRWIGKDLDGDKIVYDVYYGIDGLPDVAVIEGIEDTSVTVTLEPHSKYVWKVVAHDVRPDSLTGESQTWSFTTLNNPPDLLDAEFDIKENETLEIDFRDYTTEIDGDPLAYELLSGNGTLTPEGLYSWTPSFEASGTHFIKVSVTDGIDGAVKVYRITVYDVNRMPTVELVAPENGAVFDAAEQPEVKLTWNASDPDGDKLLFNLYITDLITGETLSFDALEHLEKSFALKPHTNYQWKVKVWDDRPDSLSSETDVWSFGTINHKPEIAIPDVSINEGATLTVNLLDYASDVDGDVLGFEVVEGPGEIIDGSYVYTPDYDTAGEHLVKVSVTDSIDEVATEFTITVVNVPQKPILIEPENGTINVTPFVTLKWTHSEYDYEGILYDVYFGETADSLEKIAENTADTELKLPRLEYGKTYYWKVVAKDNGFEAESDVWSFTPTIFIDVLWKHLQDGLIYSSAACLENSPIYNIVDGKLYAYNPENGEVVWKFETGAQVEQSTPSIDDYGTIYFGTTNGVLYAVNPDGTEKWSVKLNGKINASPAISGDRTIYIGTASGYFYAVSPAGTILWELKIGSKIVSSPAVGNDGTVYFGAADKKLYAVDYAGNIEWSFETGDWVESSPAIAENGDIIFGSDDGILYRVDRNGNLVWTFETANPIRGGAVIGPDGTVYVGSYDWKLYAINPDGTERWSFETNGPVHSVPTLTKDGNIIFGSMDGGLYSLKSDGSIKWRLITDGWIWASPLVTDDGTVYIGSHDRYMYALSDDNGGIANGQWPTFALNSARTGNLQPVVIPREVLDILSDSLYIVKLKEFADFNVETLVNNGAVKTESGYVVWESAVKEKLEALTDIDGNIPIVDLGEASIKYVVDENGNLYAGPVADTAKQLALLAIPANLNYKDFEGNYLSTEVVSEPKDAALETSIKTTLLMALISEEYKELLANGVVTGGPENYYEFYNEPVIFYNATGTDITITRAWLIHIWKHEKVSEEYLKYADEWNKKWSPIVPDASTGIEFSKTLKLTFEGVETDSVFVETYNENFASPKILLKENETILEISGIGNTKSTVLLDDEFPTTVEMKSISNWLVTRHVISIATLGGIVEASASEIPADGYDQNPQPEQVVFTPGTNR